The following coding sequences are from one Paenarthrobacter ureafaciens window:
- a CDS encoding 5-methylcytosine restriction system specificity protein McrC — protein MDELSRGVVDKLDPESAAFINASGLAKASPMGMGLYRIEPVGKVGSVRTAAVQLEVRPKGRLGLNRLLFLLSFAGDQGFRDHTVEATEHPDLWSALAQSLAQLAEKALNRGVLQGYLTIDESLRTVKGRIRISDQISRRPGMLVPLEVSYDEFTEDIAENRILRAALDRMSKVPGVRADVLSRLRQLKGKLDAVTRLKPGAPLPPWQANRMNLRYHAVLRLAEVILRNASAEAGEGKQQSASFVVDMGQVFQEFVGAALRHAMGRHPGEMRLQYGALLNEAVQDTDRLTVRPDAVHFLGGQPVVVYDFKYTAAGDTGASLNADHYQLLAYCTALRVPTAWLVYAGTGEVKLRRILNTDIDIIEYPLDLSLPPAEILAAVEDLGEQSWGEVVRQAVAGRGASG, from the coding sequence ATGGACGAGCTCTCGCGTGGGGTGGTGGACAAACTTGACCCGGAGTCGGCTGCGTTCATCAACGCCAGTGGCCTGGCCAAGGCTTCGCCCATGGGGATGGGCCTGTACAGGATCGAACCTGTGGGAAAAGTTGGTTCGGTCCGGACAGCCGCCGTTCAGTTGGAAGTCCGTCCGAAGGGCCGCCTGGGCCTGAACCGCTTGCTGTTCCTGCTGAGCTTCGCCGGCGACCAAGGCTTCCGTGACCACACCGTGGAGGCAACGGAACATCCGGATCTGTGGAGCGCGTTGGCGCAGTCCCTGGCGCAGTTGGCGGAGAAGGCCTTGAACCGGGGCGTCCTCCAGGGCTACCTGACCATCGACGAATCCCTCCGGACCGTCAAGGGCCGCATCCGCATCTCGGACCAGATCTCGCGCCGGCCCGGCATGCTGGTCCCGCTGGAAGTGTCCTATGACGAATTCACCGAGGACATCGCGGAGAACCGCATCCTGCGCGCCGCCCTCGACCGGATGAGCAAGGTCCCCGGTGTGCGTGCCGACGTCCTGAGCCGCTTGCGGCAGCTCAAGGGAAAGCTCGACGCCGTCACCCGGCTCAAGCCCGGCGCGCCGCTGCCGCCGTGGCAGGCCAACCGGATGAACCTCAGGTACCACGCCGTACTCCGGCTTGCGGAGGTGATCCTGCGCAACGCCTCGGCCGAGGCAGGCGAGGGCAAACAGCAGTCTGCGTCGTTCGTGGTGGACATGGGGCAGGTTTTCCAGGAGTTCGTGGGCGCCGCCCTGCGTCATGCGATGGGCCGGCATCCCGGTGAAATGCGGCTGCAGTACGGGGCACTCCTGAACGAGGCAGTGCAGGATACCGACCGCCTGACGGTCCGGCCGGATGCCGTGCATTTCCTCGGCGGTCAGCCGGTGGTGGTGTACGACTTCAAATACACGGCGGCCGGGGATACCGGGGCCTCGCTCAACGCTGACCACTACCAATTGCTGGCCTATTGCACGGCCTTGCGGGTACCTACGGCGTGGCTTGTTTACGCCGGGACGGGTGAGGTCAAGCTGCGGCGGATCCTCAACACGGACATCGACATCATCGAGTACCCGTTGGACCTGTCGCTGCCCCCGGCGGAGATCCTTGCCGCCGTCGAGGACCTCGGTGAACAGTCGTGGGGAGAAGTGGTGCGCCAGGCTGTGGCGGGGCGGGGAGCCTCCGGCTAG
- a CDS encoding DUF5107 domain-containing protein: protein MASSNITVSTLTLTMAELGPLNPLPVVGSELEEPYSVGEGVPEELQAATRYGVVPNVYPYLMQDGYSRAAAPRELTAVVLENSKLKATVLPSMGGRIWELFDKATGKQLLHTHAAPQIANIALRKAWFAGGLEWNIGTRGHSPTSCDPLHTAIVHTSDGKHILRMWEYERLREVVFQVDIWLPADSEVLLAAVRIRNPNDHDVPVYWWSNAAIPETDRTRVIAPAEEAFGSDYATDITRVTPTNHEGYDGTWLVNSPHAADFFFDIDPSERRWVVAADDDGDGLAMLSTDLLRGKKLFVWGQGAGGKRWQEWLSPGAGPYAEIQAGLARTQFEHLAMPAGSQWCWVEAYGNGSLDPGISHGTDWQAAVAHAGERLETLMPREELESLLPAAIRDADVPPSTMVRIGSGWGALERARRRRAGRSWVAESGTPFVLESLTEEQEPWLGLLKGQAFDGAPSFVAGADWEGLLAGQESPEAHYHLATMRHARQDLEGATEEYRRVLESNGARPATIALARRGLALVLLAAGSEQEGLAELRTAVRRNPSNTWLLTEAATLAVRHGDPAMALELTGSAPTEGTAVGRLMFLKATALARSGRAAEAAAILRAGVEIPDLREGEDAIAALWEEVCAGEPVPAAYQFGMH, encoded by the coding sequence GTGGCATCGTCCAACATCACAGTCAGCACCCTTACCCTGACCATGGCCGAGCTGGGCCCTCTGAATCCGTTGCCGGTGGTCGGTTCGGAGCTTGAGGAACCCTACAGCGTGGGGGAGGGCGTCCCGGAGGAGTTGCAGGCAGCTACCCGCTACGGGGTGGTGCCCAACGTGTATCCGTACCTGATGCAGGACGGCTACAGCCGCGCGGCCGCACCCAGGGAGCTGACCGCCGTCGTTCTTGAAAACAGCAAGCTGAAGGCGACTGTCCTGCCGTCCATGGGCGGGCGGATCTGGGAGCTTTTCGACAAGGCCACCGGCAAGCAGCTCCTGCACACCCATGCGGCACCCCAGATCGCCAACATCGCATTGCGGAAGGCCTGGTTTGCAGGCGGCCTGGAATGGAACATCGGCACCCGGGGACATTCGCCCACCAGCTGCGATCCCTTGCATACGGCGATCGTGCACACGTCCGACGGCAAGCACATCCTCCGCATGTGGGAGTACGAACGGCTCCGCGAGGTGGTGTTCCAAGTGGACATCTGGCTTCCGGCCGATTCGGAGGTGCTCTTGGCTGCCGTCAGGATCCGGAATCCCAACGATCATGACGTCCCCGTGTACTGGTGGAGCAACGCTGCAATTCCGGAGACGGACCGGACCCGGGTGATCGCACCTGCCGAGGAGGCCTTTGGCAGCGATTACGCCACGGACATCACCCGCGTCACACCCACCAACCACGAAGGCTATGACGGCACATGGTTGGTCAACAGTCCCCATGCCGCGGATTTCTTCTTCGACATCGACCCTTCGGAGCGCCGTTGGGTGGTGGCAGCGGATGACGACGGCGACGGGCTGGCCATGCTGTCCACGGACCTGCTGCGCGGAAAGAAGCTCTTCGTGTGGGGCCAGGGCGCAGGCGGCAAGCGGTGGCAGGAATGGTTGAGCCCCGGTGCCGGTCCCTACGCGGAAATCCAGGCCGGACTGGCCCGGACACAGTTCGAACACCTCGCCATGCCCGCGGGCAGCCAGTGGTGCTGGGTTGAGGCTTACGGGAACGGCAGCCTGGATCCGGGGATCTCCCACGGCACGGACTGGCAGGCGGCAGTAGCGCACGCCGGGGAGCGTCTGGAAACGCTGATGCCCCGTGAGGAACTGGAGTCGCTGTTGCCGGCAGCCATACGCGACGCTGACGTGCCGCCGTCCACCATGGTCCGGATCGGCAGCGGCTGGGGCGCGCTTGAGCGGGCCCGGCGCCGGCGCGCCGGCCGGAGCTGGGTTGCCGAAAGCGGGACGCCGTTCGTGTTGGAGAGCCTGACCGAGGAACAGGAGCCCTGGCTGGGGCTGCTGAAGGGACAAGCGTTCGACGGCGCTCCCTCCTTTGTGGCAGGGGCGGACTGGGAAGGGTTGTTGGCCGGGCAGGAGAGCCCCGAGGCCCACTACCACCTGGCCACCATGCGGCACGCCCGGCAGGATCTGGAAGGCGCCACGGAGGAGTATCGCCGCGTCCTCGAATCGAACGGCGCCAGGCCGGCGACGATCGCGCTCGCCCGGCGGGGGTTGGCGCTGGTTCTCCTGGCAGCAGGCAGCGAACAGGAGGGGTTGGCTGAACTGCGGACGGCTGTCCGGAGAAATCCCTCCAACACCTGGTTGCTGACGGAAGCAGCCACCTTGGCAGTTCGCCATGGTGATCCGGCCATGGCGCTGGAACTGACCGGATCCGCTCCCACGGAGGGCACCGCCGTCGGACGTTTGATGTTCCTGAAGGCCACTGCGCTGGCCCGGAGCGGCAGGGCAGCGGAGGCCGCGGCCATCCTCCGTGCGGGCGTGGAAATCCCGGATCTGCGCGAAGGAGAGGACGCCATCGCGGCGCTGTGGGAAGAGGTGTGTGCCGGGGAACCCGTGCCTGCTGCTTACCAATTCGGGATGCATTAA
- a CDS encoding ABC transporter ATP-binding protein, whose protein sequence is MSGQDQQKKRGWAAKAEAAKAAKASAAADVATEAMEDEDFAEEEYVPTEADGGMFGDVPAKKAKAFWPSAKRLMGLLKPERIGVSIVIGLVVVSVVLNVIAPKILGSAMDVIFGGVIGKQLPPGVSPEQFAEIMRQQGQDNFADMVSKMTLTNGIDFPKLTFLISIVLLMYFVANIFLWAQGWLLNRIVMRVIKNLRDEVQAKLNRLPLNYFDTRQRGDILSRVTNDVDNVQQGLQQAFAQLVSSVLTVLGIIVMMFIVSWELALIALIALPLSGVLAGVIGARSQKLFAAQWKNTGALNGQIEESFSGHDLVKVFGRDADMLIRFDEKNEELYKASFGAQFVSGIIFPAMNFVSYLSYVGIAVVGGLRVASGSMSLGDATAFIQYSREFTQPLGQIAGMANMLQSGVASAERVFEFLDAEDEVPETGTRNLPPKTDGHVEFDHVYFSYVEDKPLIEDLSFSAEPGHTVAIVGPTGAGKTTLVNLVMRFYELNAGRITLDGVDIKELSRAELRSKVGMVLQDAWLFGGTIYDNIRYGNLDATEEQIMEAAKATYVDRFVRALPDGYQTIIDEEGNNVSAGEKQLITIARAFVSNPSLLILDEATSSVDTRTELLLQKAMAALRTDRTSFVIAHRLSTIRDADTILVMENGQIVEQGNHGQLLARQGAYYRLYMSQFAGEDAEEVSVDDSTAVHS, encoded by the coding sequence ATGAGCGGGCAGGACCAGCAGAAGAAGCGCGGCTGGGCTGCGAAGGCAGAAGCTGCCAAAGCCGCCAAAGCGTCGGCCGCGGCGGACGTCGCCACCGAGGCCATGGAGGACGAGGACTTCGCCGAAGAGGAGTACGTCCCCACGGAGGCCGACGGCGGCATGTTCGGTGACGTGCCGGCCAAGAAGGCGAAGGCCTTTTGGCCCTCCGCCAAGCGACTCATGGGGTTGCTGAAGCCCGAGCGCATCGGCGTCTCGATCGTTATTGGGCTTGTTGTTGTTTCCGTGGTGCTGAACGTCATTGCACCGAAGATCCTCGGCAGCGCCATGGACGTCATCTTTGGCGGCGTCATCGGCAAGCAGCTCCCTCCCGGAGTGAGCCCGGAACAGTTCGCGGAAATCATGCGCCAGCAGGGCCAGGACAACTTCGCGGACATGGTCTCCAAGATGACGCTGACCAACGGCATCGACTTCCCCAAGCTGACGTTCCTGATCTCGATCGTGCTCCTGATGTACTTCGTGGCCAACATTTTCCTGTGGGCCCAGGGGTGGTTGCTGAACCGGATTGTCATGCGGGTCATCAAGAATCTCCGCGATGAGGTCCAGGCCAAGCTGAACCGGCTGCCGCTGAACTACTTCGACACCCGCCAGCGCGGTGACATCCTGTCCCGCGTCACCAACGACGTCGACAACGTGCAGCAGGGCCTGCAGCAGGCCTTCGCGCAGTTGGTCAGTTCGGTACTGACGGTCCTGGGCATCATCGTGATGATGTTCATCGTGTCTTGGGAACTGGCCCTGATCGCGCTCATCGCGCTGCCGCTGTCCGGTGTCCTGGCAGGTGTCATAGGTGCCCGCAGCCAGAAGCTCTTTGCCGCCCAGTGGAAGAACACGGGCGCGCTGAACGGCCAGATCGAGGAATCGTTCTCCGGACACGACCTCGTGAAGGTCTTCGGTCGCGATGCAGACATGTTGATTCGCTTCGACGAAAAGAACGAGGAACTCTACAAGGCCTCGTTCGGGGCGCAGTTCGTCTCCGGCATCATCTTCCCGGCCATGAACTTCGTGTCCTACTTGTCCTACGTCGGCATCGCAGTTGTGGGCGGCCTGCGCGTTGCGTCGGGTTCCATGAGCCTGGGCGATGCCACAGCCTTCATCCAGTACTCCCGCGAGTTCACCCAGCCGCTGGGCCAGATCGCCGGTATGGCCAACATGCTGCAGTCCGGTGTGGCATCCGCCGAGCGTGTGTTCGAGTTCCTCGACGCCGAGGACGAAGTCCCGGAGACCGGAACAAGGAACCTGCCGCCCAAGACCGATGGCCACGTCGAGTTCGACCACGTCTACTTCAGCTACGTGGAGGACAAGCCGCTGATCGAGGACCTGTCATTCAGCGCCGAGCCCGGCCACACCGTGGCGATTGTCGGGCCCACGGGTGCAGGCAAGACCACGCTGGTGAACCTCGTGATGCGCTTCTACGAACTCAACGCCGGACGGATCACCTTGGACGGCGTTGACATCAAGGAGCTCAGCCGTGCGGAACTGCGTTCCAAGGTGGGCATGGTGCTTCAAGACGCCTGGCTCTTCGGTGGGACTATCTACGACAACATCCGGTACGGCAACCTTGACGCCACGGAAGAGCAGATCATGGAGGCCGCCAAGGCGACCTACGTGGACCGCTTTGTCCGGGCCCTTCCTGATGGCTACCAGACCATCATTGATGAAGAAGGCAACAACGTCAGTGCCGGTGAGAAACAGCTCATCACCATTGCCAGGGCCTTCGTCTCCAACCCGTCACTGCTCATCCTTGACGAGGCCACCAGCTCTGTGGACACCCGCACGGAACTGCTGCTCCAGAAGGCGATGGCAGCCCTCCGCACGGACCGCACCAGCTTTGTGATCGCCCACCGGCTCTCCACCATCCGTGATGCCGACACCATCCTGGTGATGGAAAACGGGCAAATCGTGGAGCAAGGCAACCACGGCCAACTGCTGGCACGGCAGGGCGCGTACTACCGCCTGTACATGTCGCAGTTCGCGGGTGAAGACGCCGAGGAAGTCTCGGTGGATGATTCGACGGCGGTGCACAGCTGA
- a CDS encoding copper homeostasis protein CutC, with translation MRLEIAVTSAAGAGTSAAEGADTVELCSSLELGGITPSQGLLEASLEHVDGRLEVHALVRPRPGDFHYSASDVDTMVHEVKHLLRQGAAGVVVGALTAEQEVDVPVVRRLLESAKESNPEARLTFHRAIDQSRDPLAALDLLLDLGFTRVLTSGHESTAGEGLNTLARLVERASGAMEIVAGGGLKLADIPAMHAAGLSAVHLSAKRTVTTLADSAVALGSRDGADPTAYAVTDRETVRAARAAVNAATMGS, from the coding sequence ATGAGACTTGAGATCGCGGTGACCAGCGCCGCCGGTGCAGGCACGTCCGCAGCCGAGGGCGCAGACACGGTTGAACTCTGCAGCAGCTTGGAACTGGGAGGCATCACGCCCAGCCAAGGACTCTTGGAAGCGAGCCTTGAACACGTTGACGGACGGCTGGAAGTCCACGCCCTGGTGCGGCCCCGCCCCGGAGATTTCCATTACTCTGCCTCGGATGTGGACACCATGGTCCACGAGGTCAAGCATCTGCTGCGCCAAGGCGCAGCCGGGGTAGTGGTGGGCGCGCTGACTGCGGAACAGGAAGTGGACGTTCCGGTTGTTCGACGGCTCCTTGAATCGGCAAAGGAATCGAACCCGGAAGCCCGGCTCACCTTCCACCGGGCCATCGACCAGTCCCGTGACCCCTTGGCTGCGTTGGACCTCCTCCTGGATCTGGGGTTCACCCGGGTCCTCACCTCCGGACATGAATCAACGGCAGGGGAAGGCCTGAACACACTGGCGCGGCTGGTTGAACGGGCCTCCGGGGCCATGGAAATCGTGGCCGGGGGAGGGCTCAAGCTCGCCGACATCCCGGCCATGCACGCCGCCGGCCTCTCAGCAGTGCATCTCTCCGCGAAACGGACCGTGACCACGCTCGCGGATTCCGCCGTCGCCCTCGGCAGCCGGGACGGTGCCGATCCTACGGCCTACGCGGTGACCGACCGGGAGACCGTCCGTGCAGCGAGGGCGGCAGTGAATGCGGCAACGATGGGGTCATGA
- a CDS encoding acyl-CoA thioesterase — MRWGDMDAYGHINNVQIVRMLEEARIAAFGPPAGAGLPGVEPPAALFNDVGEGIMTLVVEHKVRYVRTLEYRNVPAVVEIWVGAIKGASFDLHYVIKDPVTKEECVKASTHLAFVAESTGRVLRLTPEQKEKLEAYRA; from the coding sequence ATGCGCTGGGGCGACATGGATGCGTACGGCCACATCAACAACGTGCAGATCGTGCGCATGCTCGAAGAAGCCCGCATTGCCGCTTTCGGGCCGCCGGCCGGTGCCGGATTGCCTGGCGTTGAGCCGCCCGCAGCGTTGTTCAACGACGTCGGAGAAGGCATCATGACGCTCGTGGTGGAACACAAGGTCAGGTACGTCCGCACCCTGGAGTACCGCAATGTGCCGGCCGTCGTCGAGATTTGGGTTGGCGCCATCAAGGGTGCCAGCTTCGATCTCCACTACGTCATCAAGGACCCTGTTACCAAGGAAGAGTGCGTCAAGGCCAGCACGCACCTGGCTTTCGTGGCCGAGTCAACGGGGAGGGTGCTGCGCCTGACCCCTGAGCAGAAGGAAAAGCTCGAAGCCTACCGCGCGTAA
- a CDS encoding ABC transporter ATP-binding protein, with translation MLVTLIRRYSKPYLPQIVAVLIFQLASTIATLYLPSLNAKIIDEGVSRGDTDFIWRTGALMLAVALGQVLTAIAAVYFGSRTAMAIGRDLRRSVYRQVSSFSAQDVNRFGAPTLITRGTNDVQQVQMLVLMGLNFMVSTPIMCVGGIIMALREDLSLSWLVWVSVPLLVAVVGYLVVRLMPLFRSMQAKIDAINGVLREQIIGIRVVRAFVREPYEAKRFGDANQDLTAVSVKIGNLFVLMFPAIGMILHLSTAAVLWFGGQRVDSGDMQVGALTAFLQYLLQILIAVMMGTFMAMMIPRASVCADRIGEVLDVEPSIHNPVNPVVPAAKAGRVEYRDVTFKYPGAEAPVLSNVSFTAEPGKTLAIIGSTGAGKTTLVSLLPRLYDVASGEVLLDGVPVTQLDASEISSRVAAVPQKPYLFSGTIEHNLRFGKTEATDQELWDALETAQAKGFVEEKSAGLNRRISQGGTNVSGGQRQRLCIARALVTKPNVYVFDDSFSALDVATDARLRKALKAKTQDATVIIVAQRVSTIQDADEILVLDNGRIVDRGTHDELLETSPTYQEIVESQLSVEEMA, from the coding sequence ATGCTTGTCACCCTTATACGGCGCTACTCCAAGCCGTATTTGCCGCAGATAGTGGCCGTCCTGATATTCCAGTTGGCGTCCACTATTGCCACGCTGTACCTCCCCAGCCTCAATGCCAAAATCATTGACGAGGGAGTCTCCCGCGGCGATACCGATTTCATCTGGCGCACCGGTGCACTCATGCTCGCCGTTGCCCTGGGCCAGGTACTTACCGCCATCGCAGCCGTCTACTTCGGCTCCCGGACGGCCATGGCAATCGGCCGGGACCTCCGCCGCTCCGTCTACCGCCAAGTCAGCAGTTTCTCAGCGCAGGACGTCAACCGCTTCGGTGCTCCGACGCTGATCACCCGCGGCACCAACGACGTCCAGCAGGTCCAAATGCTGGTGCTGATGGGCCTGAACTTCATGGTTTCCACACCCATCATGTGCGTGGGTGGCATCATCATGGCTCTTCGCGAGGATTTGTCCCTTTCCTGGCTGGTCTGGGTTTCCGTACCGTTGCTGGTAGCAGTGGTGGGTTACCTCGTGGTCCGGCTGATGCCGTTGTTCCGCTCGATGCAGGCCAAGATCGACGCCATCAACGGGGTGCTCCGCGAACAGATCATCGGTATCCGCGTTGTACGTGCCTTCGTCCGTGAGCCTTATGAGGCAAAGCGGTTCGGTGATGCCAACCAGGACCTCACCGCGGTGTCGGTCAAGATCGGCAACCTCTTCGTCCTGATGTTCCCTGCCATCGGCATGATCCTCCACCTTTCCACTGCTGCCGTGCTGTGGTTCGGCGGCCAACGCGTTGACTCCGGGGATATGCAGGTGGGGGCACTCACCGCCTTCCTCCAGTACCTGCTCCAGATCCTGATCGCCGTCATGATGGGTACCTTCATGGCGATGATGATTCCGCGCGCCTCGGTGTGTGCAGACCGCATTGGCGAGGTGCTCGATGTCGAACCCTCCATCCACAACCCCGTCAACCCGGTGGTTCCAGCTGCCAAGGCGGGCCGCGTGGAGTACCGGGACGTGACGTTCAAGTACCCGGGCGCCGAAGCCCCGGTGCTGAGCAATGTCTCCTTCACGGCCGAACCCGGCAAGACGCTGGCCATTATCGGATCAACCGGCGCGGGCAAGACCACGCTGGTTTCCCTGCTGCCGCGGCTCTATGACGTCGCTTCCGGTGAAGTACTGCTCGACGGCGTCCCGGTCACCCAACTGGATGCCTCGGAGATCAGCAGCCGCGTGGCCGCTGTTCCGCAGAAGCCGTACCTGTTCTCCGGCACCATCGAACACAACCTGCGGTTCGGCAAGACGGAAGCCACGGACCAGGAACTGTGGGACGCGCTGGAAACGGCGCAGGCCAAGGGATTTGTGGAGGAGAAGTCCGCCGGCTTGAACCGCCGGATCTCCCAGGGCGGAACCAACGTTTCCGGCGGGCAGCGCCAGCGCCTTTGCATCGCCAGGGCCTTGGTCACAAAACCCAATGTCTACGTGTTCGACGATTCGTTCTCCGCTTTGGACGTTGCCACCGACGCCCGCCTGCGGAAGGCATTGAAAGCCAAGACGCAGGACGCCACGGTGATCATCGTCGCCCAGCGGGTGTCCACCATCCAGGACGCCGATGAGATCCTCGTGCTGGACAACGGCCGGATCGTGGACCGCGGAACGCACGACGAACTCTTGGAAACCTCGCCCACTTATCAGGAAATTGTTGAATCGCAGCTGAGCGTAGAGGAAATGGCATGA
- a CDS encoding McrB family protein: MTSPVLPAVDRAPGISKEIEDAAWYVLQPALQGKPSAIDGRTLTWTAEAARELLERLERGVGDSKAPMMTNLRQNLEGASREAKLLAVELLYLQSLPLAHEVKSLRVKRARVAEAASWVEPPVELPEELYQGMTDHGVIRDRTAEFNWTIWDHLTWLCRFVEHVDSQSTETINRALADPLKFHELAAGTPEDQPALRRSIEYLVWPSYFEPVVADVERREIRDAFASLVGGAKGDTEEDITADIHRIRLHLDEQAGQRIDWYARQLVSQWRKVGDPGRRSWLLRTHHDNADLLASWVAEEKATLDVEHLRSLEAGVTAGVVQHAVDEDCKHLGYVEREDTKTAVFAFLTVMKPGDLTLYQQAGRVRVGVVLGEPDHENRRIQRKVRWFDDSYAITELPRHAQRQLSTPGIIVDVTRVIQALQELLPVEAETDGEDETPPTAVVEVVQQGFRPLTEEFAASLHMDLEPLKEIAELLEENRQLVLYGPPGTGKTYLAKHLAAELAGDSTDERVKLVQFHPSYAYEDFFEGYRPDKTDDGQVSFKLVAGPLRRLAEEAAKPENAHKPYFLIIDEMNRANLAKVFGELYFLLEYRDDRIYLQYSPNEPFSLPDNLYIIGTMNTADRSIAMMDAAIRRRFAFIELHPNVEPVKGSLRRFLEARGLDTLNADLLDALNAAIDDWDRDLMIGPSYFMKPAAQTPTGLRRIWKYELMPLLEEHYHGQLNRAQLEERFGLDQLLGRLASR; encoded by the coding sequence ATGACCTCCCCTGTGTTGCCTGCCGTTGACCGCGCCCCCGGAATCTCGAAAGAGATCGAGGACGCTGCCTGGTACGTACTCCAGCCCGCTTTGCAAGGGAAGCCTTCAGCCATTGACGGGCGGACGCTGACGTGGACAGCGGAGGCTGCCCGCGAGTTGCTGGAACGGCTGGAGCGGGGCGTCGGGGACTCCAAGGCGCCCATGATGACCAACCTGCGGCAGAACCTGGAAGGCGCATCACGCGAGGCGAAGCTTCTGGCTGTCGAGCTGCTGTATTTGCAGTCGCTGCCGCTGGCCCACGAGGTCAAGTCCCTGCGTGTGAAGCGCGCGCGTGTAGCCGAGGCGGCGTCCTGGGTGGAACCGCCGGTCGAGTTGCCTGAAGAGCTGTACCAAGGCATGACGGACCACGGCGTGATCCGGGACCGCACGGCGGAGTTCAACTGGACGATCTGGGACCACCTGACGTGGCTGTGCCGCTTCGTGGAGCACGTTGACAGCCAGAGCACGGAGACCATCAACCGGGCGCTGGCCGATCCACTCAAGTTCCACGAACTCGCGGCAGGTACGCCCGAGGACCAGCCCGCCCTGCGGCGCAGCATCGAATACTTGGTGTGGCCCAGCTACTTCGAGCCGGTAGTGGCGGACGTGGAACGCCGCGAGATCCGGGACGCCTTCGCTTCCCTCGTGGGCGGCGCCAAGGGAGATACCGAAGAGGACATCACCGCTGACATCCACCGCATCCGCCTCCACCTGGACGAGCAGGCAGGCCAGCGGATCGACTGGTATGCCCGGCAATTGGTGAGCCAATGGCGGAAGGTGGGAGACCCGGGCCGCCGTTCCTGGCTGCTGCGCACACACCATGACAACGCGGACCTGTTGGCGTCCTGGGTGGCGGAGGAGAAAGCCACCCTGGACGTTGAGCACTTGCGCTCGTTGGAGGCCGGAGTCACCGCGGGGGTGGTCCAGCACGCCGTAGACGAGGACTGCAAGCACCTTGGGTACGTGGAGCGCGAGGACACCAAGACCGCCGTCTTCGCTTTCCTGACCGTCATGAAGCCCGGAGACCTGACGCTCTACCAGCAGGCGGGACGGGTCCGCGTGGGGGTTGTACTGGGCGAACCGGATCACGAGAACCGCCGGATCCAACGCAAAGTGCGCTGGTTCGACGACAGTTACGCCATCACGGAGCTGCCGCGCCACGCACAGCGCCAGCTGTCCACGCCCGGCATCATCGTGGACGTCACCAGGGTGATCCAGGCGCTCCAGGAGCTCCTCCCGGTGGAGGCAGAAACGGACGGCGAGGACGAGACCCCGCCCACCGCCGTCGTCGAGGTTGTTCAGCAGGGCTTCCGGCCCCTGACCGAAGAGTTCGCAGCCTCGCTCCACATGGACCTCGAACCGCTCAAGGAAATCGCGGAACTGTTGGAGGAGAACCGGCAGTTGGTGCTCTATGGTCCCCCCGGCACCGGCAAGACGTACCTGGCCAAGCACCTCGCCGCGGAGCTGGCGGGGGACAGCACGGACGAACGCGTCAAGCTGGTGCAGTTCCATCCTTCCTATGCCTACGAGGATTTCTTCGAGGGTTACCGTCCGGACAAGACCGACGACGGCCAGGTTTCCTTCAAACTGGTTGCCGGTCCGCTGCGCCGCCTCGCGGAGGAAGCCGCGAAGCCGGAGAACGCGCACAAGCCTTACTTCCTGATCATTGACGAGATGAACAGGGCCAACCTGGCCAAGGTCTTCGGCGAGCTCTACTTCCTGCTCGAATACCGGGATGACCGCATCTACCTGCAGTACAGCCCGAATGAGCCCTTCAGCCTGCCGGACAACCTGTACATCATTGGCACCATGAACACGGCGGACCGTTCCATCGCCATGATGGACGCCGCCATCCGGCGCCGCTTCGCGTTCATTGAGCTGCACCCGAATGTGGAGCCGGTGAAGGGTTCGCTGCGGCGGTTCCTGGAAGCCCGCGGCCTGGATACCCTCAACGCGGATTTGCTGGATGCCCTCAATGCCGCCATCGATGACTGGGACAGGGACCTCATGATCGGCCCGTCCTACTTCATGAAGCCGGCAGCCCAAACCCCCACGGGCCTGCGGCGGATCTGGAAGTACGAGCTCATGCCGCTGCTGGAGGAGCACTACCACGGGCAACTGAACCGGGCGCAGCTGGAAGAACGCTTCGGCCTGGACCAGTTGCTGGGACGTCTTGCTTCCCGCTAA